The nucleotide window GTAGCCGATGAAACTTTCAAAATCATAAtgataatataataatttatatattttttttcatcttcggatttgtttaaaaatgtttattaaatttactgtttttaatttgttatatttgcTTATGTATTGTAAAACGAatgtatttttcattaattcgATTTCGAAAGAGTTAATTAAccgaaataaaattaatgaaaataacttatataacaatttttcaatatttcagaTTTCGATATTGAAGAATATGTTTTGTTTCAGTGTAAAATATATTCGTTTTACCAAACATAGCGAatagattattttaattttgtttttattaaattgttgttatattttattttatacttttttttactaaacatttaaataatagttatttagctattatttaaaagtttttttgttaaatatttctttttaataaatttgtactttttataaaacctTAAATATAATGtcgttattatttattattggtATATGTGGTATGTGTAAGTATATAAAAACCTAATAAcgtttcagaaaattccaattgaatttcagaaatttccaattatattacAGAATTATCagatttgtttatatgttttacataaattttaatgttctcgttgatttttatacccaccatcaaaaaagatggggggtatattgattttttcattccctttgtaacatataaaaatatttgacgcacaaccaaaaagtatatatcgatggcttaatataaaaaggccctaactcgtgtttttttttgtaagtccagattttcgtttatttcgataaatggtccgatTATATATCataattaaccaaaaaaatctcgacttaaaaaaacacgagttagtgcctttttatattaagccatcgatatgtatatctgtctgttgaaaacatgatagggcccaaacgaaaagaGTCAGAAGTAACATCATATATTCTTGTTATACTCAGAATCAGAATCATGGTTAAATGCTTATTTAAACCACGATCAATATTTCCAtgatttccatttgaaataatagttattggttataaatatttacaaaaaatcgaaaaagatttgttcaatttattatatttaatcaaaaaataaaaaaacttgaaaactctgaaaatattatgaaaataaattccacaaaataacaaaagcaACCTTTGCTTTTTATGTCAAAACAAAtgtcaataattttcaaataaaaataaataaacaaactgaGAAGACGTTTTTCAAACcaaataattattaaagaaaataatataattcaaataaaggctgagaattgttcaaaaataaataataatctaAGAGGACGTATtgaatacatttaaataaaaataaagaagaatataattcaaataaagggtaagaattattaaaaattacgaataaaattaattaaacaaataatttcagctattaaacaagaaacaaaaagcaagtcaaattaaaacaaatgcaACCAATTCAAATGAACTCCAACACGATGAAAGAAGCCAGCCAACAAGATAAAAATAATTCCAACTTTGCAGAAGCCAGCGATTCTGAAACATTGTTAGATTCAAATCAACATCAACATGATGCAAATAATTCCAactgtgaaaataaaaaagcagAAGTAAGTTcatcaatatcaaaatattcaGATCCTAATCGTAAACTGAATGCGAATTATGTTATGCTGTTGACAATAATCATGGGTCGTATTTTTTGTATCTGTCTACATTATTTGGATTTACTTTTAGGTTGGTTTCTTCCCAAAATATTAGAGAAACGCAATAACCTTATGGGGAACCTCAATATATGGACGTTTCTGTATGTTGATGTTAATCAAATCATTGAAGTGCGATCAAAAGTGTTTATGTTGCCTTTTCTAATAGCATGCAACATACTCTAtggttttatttacattttgcgGCTTTCGATACAATTAGTATTGACTTCAGTAGCCGATGAAACTTTCAAAATCATAAtgataatataataatttatataatttttttcatcttcggatttgtttaaaaatgtttattattaaatttactgtttttaatttgtaatatttgcTTATGTATTGTAAAACGAAtggatttttcattaattttatttcgaaaGAGTTATTTAAccgaaataaaattaatgaaaataacttatataacaatttttcaatattcgaGATTTCGATATTGAAGAATATGTTTTGTTTCAGTGTAAAATATATTCGTTTTACCAAACATAGCGaataaactattttaattttgtttttattaaattgttgttatattttattttatcctttttttactaaacatttaaataatagttatttagctattatttaaaggttttttgttaaatatttctttttaataaatttgtactttttataaaaccttaaatataatgttattattattttattggtaTATGTGGTATGTGTAAGTATATAAAAACCTAAAAAcgtttcagaaaattccaattgaatttcagaaatttgcaATTATATTACAGAATTATCagatttgtttatatgttttacataaattttaatgttctcgttgatttttatacccaccatcaaagaagatgggggtatattgattttttcattccctttgtaacatataaaaatatttgacgcACGATaggtctgttgaaaacacgatagggcccaaacgaaaagaGTCAGCAGTAACATAATATAATCTTGTTATCCTCAGATACCGCTTGCGATAGCATTTActacaaaattaaaatcattgttaaatgCTTATTTAAACCACGATCAATATTTCCAtgatttccatttgaaataatagttattgattataaatatttacaaaaaatcgtaaaagatttgttcaatttattatatttaatcaaaaaataaaaaaacttgaaaactctgaaaatattatgaaaataaattatacaaaataccAAAGCAACCTTtgttttgtatgtcaaaacaaatgtcaataattttcaaataaaaataaataaacaaactgaGAAGACGTTTTTCAAACcaaataattattaaagaaaataatataattcaaataaaggctgagaattgttcaaaaataaataataatctaAGAGGACGTATtgaatacatttaaataaaaataaagaagaatataattcaaataaagggtaagaattattaaaaaatacgaataaaattaattaaacaaataatttcagctattaaacaagaaacaaaaagcaagtcaaattaaaacaaatgcaACCAATTCAAATGAACTTCAACACGATGAAAGAAGCCAGCCAACAAGATAAAAATAATTCCAACTTTGCAGAAGCCAGCGATTCTGAAACATTGTTAGATTCAAATCAACATCAACATGATGCAAATAATTCCAactgtgaaaataaaaaagcagAAGTAAGTTcatcaatatcaaaatattcaGATCCTAATCGTAAACTGAATGCGAATTATGTTATGCTGTTGACAATAATCATGGGTCGTATTTTTTGTATCTGTCTACATTATTTGGATTTACTTTTAGGTTGGTTTCTTCCCAAAATATTAGAGAAACGCGATAACCTTATGGGGAATCTCAATATATGGACGTTTCTGTATGTTGATGTTAATCAAATCATTGAAGTGCGATCAAAAGTGTTTATGTTGCCGTTTCTAATAGCATGCAACATACTCTAtggttttatttacattttgcgGCTTTCGATACAATTAGTATTGACTTCTGTAGCCGATGAAACTTTCAAAATCATAAtgataatataataatttatataattttttcatcttcggatttgtttaaaaatgtctaTTAAATTTcctgtttttaatttgttatatttgcTTATGTATTGTAAAACGAAtggatttttcattaattttatttcgaaaGAGTTATTTAAccgaaataaaattaatgaaaataacttatataacaatttttcaatattcgaGATTTCGATATTGAAGAATAGTTTTGTTTCAGTGTAAAATATATTCGTTTTACCAAACTTAGCGAAtagattattattttaattttgtttttattaaattgttgttaaattttattttatacttttttttactaaacatttaaataatagttatttagctattatttaaaagtttttttgttaatatttctttttaataaatttgtactttttataaaacctTAAATATAATgtcgttattattttattggtaTATGTGGTATGTGTAAGTATATAAAAACCTAATAAcgtttcagaaaattccaattgaatttcagaaatttccaattatattacAGAATTATCagatttgtttatatgttttacataaattttaatgttctcgttgatttttatacccaccatcaaaaaagatggggggtatattgattttttcattccctttgtaacatataaaaatatttgacgcacaaccaaaaagtatatatcgatggcttaatataaaaaggccctaactcgtgtttttttgtaagtccagattttggtttatttcgataaatggtccgatTATATATCataattaaccaaaaaaatctcgacttaaaaaaacacgagttagggcctttttatattaagccatcgatatgtatatctgtctgttgaaaacatgatagggcccaaacgaaagaatCAGCAGTAACATCATATATTCTTGTTATACTCAGATACCGCTCGCGATAGCATTTACTACAAAATGAAAATCATGGTTAAATGCTTATTTAAACCACGATCAATATTTCCAtgatttccatttgaaataatagttattggttataaatatttacaaaaaatcgaaaaagatttgttcaatttattatatttaatcaaaaaataaaaaaacttgaagactctgaaaatattatgaaaataaattatacaaaataccAAAAGCAACCTTTGCTTTTTATGTCAAAACAAAtgtcaataattttcaaataaaaataaataaacaaactgaGAAGACGTTTTTCAAACcaaataattattaaagaaaataatataattcaaataaaggctgagaattgttcaaaaattaataataatctgAGAGGACGTATtgaatacatttaaataaaaataaagaagaatataattcaaataaaggtaagaattattaaaatagacgaataaaattaactaaacaaataatttcagctattaaacaagaaacaaaaagcaagtcaaattaaaacaaatgcaACCAATTCAAATGAACTCCAACACTATGAAAGAAGCCAGCCAACAAGATAAAAATAATTCCAACTTTGCAGAAGCTAGCGATTCTGAAACATTGTTAGATTCAAATCAACATCAACATGATTCAAACAATTACAACTGTGAAAATAAAATAGCTGAAGTAAGTTcatcaatatcaaaatattcaGCTCCTAATCGTAAATTGAATGCGAATTATGTTTTGCTGTTCACAATAATCATGGGTCGCATTTTTTGTATCTGTCTACATTATTTGGATTTACTTTTAGGTTGGTTTCTTCCCAAAATATTAGAGAAACGCAATAACCTTATGGGGAACCTCAATATATGGACGTTTCTGTATGTTGATGTTAATCAAATCATTGAAGTGCGATCAAAACTGTTTATGTTGCCGTTTCTAATAGCATGCAACATACTCTAtggttttatttacattttgcgGCTTTCGATACAATTAGTATTGACTTCTGTAGCCGATGAAACTTTCAAAATCATAAtgataatataatttataaaattttgttcatcttcggctttgtttaaaaatgtttattaaatttactgtttttaatttgtaatatttgcTTATGTATTGTAAAACGAAtagatttttcattaattttatttcgaaaGAGTTATTTAAccgaaataaaattaatgaaaataacttatataacaatttttcaatattcgaGATTTCGATATTGAAGAATATGTTTTGTTTCGGTGTAAAATATATTCGTTTTACCAAACATAGCGAATAAActagtttaattttgtttttattaaattgttgttatattttattttatccttttttttactaaacatttaaataatagttatttaactattatttaaaagttttttttgttaaatatttctttataataaatttgtattttttataaaaccttaatgtcgttattattttattggtaTATGTGGTATGTGTAAGTATATAAAAACCTAATAatgtttcagaaaattccaattgaatttcagaacaTTCCAATTATATTGCAGAATTGTTTTTCTAAAACGATTGTAAAAGTTAACAATAGCTTTTTAGCATAGAcgcatttatgtctatattagaTTTGAAAACTTGTTACATTTTCAACAcacatttttaatgaattgctaattaataaaataacttCTGTAGATTTCCTTTATCAAACCCATGGAACATAACCAGtttagaaaatgaaaacacttgcaatttaaagtttatatcaaactaagttttagttttattacttttttttaagaatcaAACTTTAAAACAGTTCTTCCTCTTGCATATAGCCGTTTGATTTAAGCCATtgttatcaaataaaaaatgtgtattttaataaaacataacaCAAAGTCAGCGTCTTAACCTTGCTTTTGGGCGAGTTCGCGAGCCTTGGCGCGTTCCAATTTAGCGATGCGAGCCAAACTCTTTGAACCCAAAATACCACCTCCCCAGTGTCTGCGGATTTCATCATGACGATCGTTGTAGTTGGTCTTGATGGCTTCAACAACCTTGCTGAAGTTGGCCTTGTCGTTAGCTTCGACGTTGGTCAAAGCCAAAGCGGTGCAGGTCTTGCGACGGACCAACATACCGAGACGGGCTTTACCCTTGACAATGCAGTATGGGACACCCATTTTGCGGCACAAGGCAGGCAAGAACAATACCAActaaaagaataaacaaaaaattatattaattttcaataataaaagcagtgttcaatatctaaaaaaaaataaaaataataaaacgtaTTTTTGGCAGTATTTAGTCAGATTGTCAAGTTTCCACAAGATTGTTATTTATCCCTCAAGAGGGCATTAAATACAACTTCAGTTGAAGAAATTCATGTTTTACATCATTTAATATTTTGGTATTACATGCCGGCTTTAcgaatatatttcatttttgtattgtttacaTTTGACACTTACCTCAAGGGGATCAACATCGTGAGCGATGACGACCAATTGAGCTTTCTTTTGTTCTACCAACTTGGTGACGGTGTTGGTACCAGCACGGATGAAAGAGGGCTTCTTCTTGGGCTGGACATCCTTACCGGCAGCCTTGGCTTCAGCAATCTTCTTCAAGCGTTGCTTCTTGGCAATGGCGGATTCAGGACGGTATTTCTCCAACAACTTGAACATTTTGACGGCGGTGGTCTTGTCCAAAGTTTGGCTGAATTGATGAATTGGTGGGGGCACCTTCAAACGTTTTTGCAAAACAGCCTTTTGGCGTTGGACGCGAATGTACTTGGGCCATCTTACGAAGCGAGATAAATCGCGTTTGTGTTGAACGTTTtgtcctaaaataaaaatttagaactTAGTACGGACATCTAACAACTCGGCTTACGATTATTTTTTACTTACCAATGCCAAAGTTCTTGGGGCGCTTTTCGAAAAGTTGGTTAACAACTTTCTTGACGACTGGCTTCTTGACGGCCAAAGGAGCTGGGGCAACCTTCTTGGTCACTGGCTTCTTCTTTGGCTTgggctaaaaaaaaacaacacaacgcAGTTCAATCAATCTGTTTAGAttcacttaaaattttgtaaacattgaAACACAAATTCCAAAAGTTTTTCTTTGTTATTTAATGGAAACACTGTATTCATGCACTATTTGGTTTTCACGTACCTTCTTAACAACCATTATggattatttcttttaaaagatGTTAATGAAAAAAGCAGATTTTTACGGCAGGTCAAAAAAAAGACCAGCTTTTATGTCTGCTTGTCAAAAAGGAAAGGAGTTGAGCAAAACGGAAATATTACCGATGTCAAACTTGCGACAGGGTTGTATTTTCTTCCACATGGGCGACACCTAGTGTCGTTTTTGATGTGACACTTTGGAATATAAACAGAAGCAACTCTGTGTAATATGTATGTAGCATAAATGATAACAATTATagcatttaataaatatatattttttgtaattttgtttttaacataaatttataatataaaaaaaatttctttcacatttagagcttaataataatagaaaaatttagtttgttcgTTTGCTTGctacttttgaaaatttacattGTGTTTTAGTAGTTTTACGACTCCTGCTGCCAAATGTTGAGTTTCTACAGTACCTCACTCacgaattttgtttataatttttaaactgctgatttcttaattaaatatttatcacagattATCCAgcattaaaattgttaattattaaggtttttaatttttcggaaATCTTAACTCGATTGTGCGTaaagaaatgtcaaaaataaaatatcaaaatataacaagtattgaaaaaaacggaaaaaaataatggattttacatcgttttctaaatattattttagtttgtcTTATTTCTTGtagaattttaaatgtttccGTTGTTTAGCCAATGCTAAGAGGATATAGGTACTTCTTATAAATgcatttttgttaaactttaatgattaaaaacgcaga belongs to Calliphora vicina chromosome 4, idCalVici1.1, whole genome shotgun sequence and includes:
- the RpL7A gene encoding large ribosomal subunit protein eL8 — its product is MVVKKPKPKKKPVTKKVAPAPLAVKKPVVKKVVNQLFEKRPKNFGIGQNVQHKRDLSRFVRWPKYIRVQRQKAVLQKRLKVPPPIHQFSQTLDKTTAVKMFKLLEKYRPESAIAKKQRLKKIAEAKAAGKDVQPKKKPSFIRAGTNTVTKLVEQKKAQLVVIAHDVDPLELVLFLPALCRKMGVPYCIVKGKARLGMLVRRKTCTALALTNVEANDKANFSKVVEAIKTNYNDRHDEIRRHWGGGILGSKSLARIAKLERAKARELAQKQG